A part of Schistosoma mansoni strain Puerto Rico chromosome W, complete genome genomic DNA contains:
- a CDS encoding putative uv excision repair protein rad23, with the protein MKVTFKTLMQQTFVLDFQEDDLIGDVKKKIEAKWGSEFDARTQKLIHSGKVMEDSKSLKDYKVTESGFVVVMSVSKPSKDTTKEASASVQSNPTGETKPTTDKKSPVTEANEAPSITTAPSSATSTLGFGESSLVTGENFERVVKELMSMGFERSLVIQAMRAGFNNPDRAFEYLSSGNIPNVDIVDQSREREESESVSPEGPGDTDTPGSESLGSEDPIAALASLPQFQQMRALVQANPELLPQLIQQIGNDNADLFRLIQENEQAFLEFINTPVTGTTRPGSQRQTVLTMTAEERAAVDRLKALGFPEELVIQAYYACEKNEDAAANFLLSESLDDEMV; encoded by the exons ATGAAAGTTACCTTCAAAACACTGATGCAACAGACGTTTGTTCTTGACTTTCAAGAAGATGATCTG ATTGGCGACGTTAAGAAGAAAATCGAAGCGAAATGGGGCAGCGAATTCGATGCAAGGACTCAGAAACTAATACACTCAG GCAAGGTGATGGAAGATAGCAAATCGCTAAAAGATTACAAAGTGACAGAATCTGGTTTCGTCGTAGTAATGTCTGTTTCAAAGCCATCCAAAGATACAACGAAAGAAGCTAGTGCTTCAGTACAAAGTAATCCTACTGGTGAAACAAAGCCAACAACAGACAAAAAAAGCCCCGTGACAGAAGCGAATGAAGCCCCGAGCA TTACAACAGCCCCATCTAGCGCAACCAGTACTTTGGGTTTTGGAGAGAGTTCCTTAGTTACTGGAGAGAATTTTGAGCGGGTTGTAAAAGAACTAATGTCCATGGGTTTTGAGAGATCATTG GTAATCCAAGCAATGCGAGCAGGCTTCAACAACCCCGATAGAGCATTTGAATACCTTTCATCAGGAAACATTCCGAATGTTGACATTGTTGACCAGTCACGGGAAAGGGAAGAGAGCGAAAGTGTATCTCCAGAAGGACCTGGGGATACTGACACCCCAGGCTCTGAGTCCCTTGGCTCAGAAGATCCGATCGCTGCACTCGCAAGTTTACCCCAGTTTCAACAAATGAGAGCGCTAGTACAAGCAAATCCAGAGCTACTGCCTCAGCTCATCCAGCAAATAGGGAATGATAATGCAGATTTATTTAGG CTCATTCAAGAAAATGAACAAGCCTTTCTGGAATTTATTAATACCCCAGTCACTGGTACTACTCGACCCGGTAGTCAGCGTCAAACTGTTCTGACCATGACTGCTGAGGAACGCGCTGCTGTGGATCGTCTAAAGGCATTAGGGTTTCCGGAGGAGTTGGTTATCCAA GCATATTACGCGTGCGAGAAAAATGAGGATGCAGCTGCGAATTTCCTGCTTAGTGAAAGTTTAGACGATGAGATGGTGTGA
- a CDS encoding putative uv excision repair protein rad23, whose product MKVTFKTLMQQTFVLDFQEDDLIGDVKKKIEAKWGSEFDARTQKLIHSGKVMEDSKSLKDYKVTESGFVVVMSVSKPSKDTTKEASASVQSNPTGETKPTTDKKSPVTEANEAPSSKPDANSQSNLPTVTTAPSSATSTLGFGESSLVTGENFERVVKELMSMGFERSLVIQAMRAGFNNPDRAFEYLSSGNIPNVDIVDQSREREESESVSPEGPGDTDTPGSESLGSEDPIAALASLPQFQQMRALVQANPELLPQLIQQIGNDNADLFRLIQENEQAFLEFINTPVTGTTRPGSQRQTVLTMTAEERAAVDRLKALGFPEELVIQAYYACEKNEDAAANFLLSESLDDEMV is encoded by the exons ATGAAAGTTACCTTCAAAACACTGATGCAACAGACGTTTGTTCTTGACTTTCAAGAAGATGATCTG ATTGGCGACGTTAAGAAGAAAATCGAAGCGAAATGGGGCAGCGAATTCGATGCAAGGACTCAGAAACTAATACACTCAG GCAAGGTGATGGAAGATAGCAAATCGCTAAAAGATTACAAAGTGACAGAATCTGGTTTCGTCGTAGTAATGTCTGTTTCAAAGCCATCCAAAGATACAACGAAAGAAGCTAGTGCTTCAGTACAAAGTAATCCTACTGGTGAAACAAAGCCAACAACAGACAAAAAAAGCCCCGTGACAGAAGCGAATGAAGCCCCGAGCAGTAAACCAGACGCCAATTCCCAATCTAACTTACCTACAGTTACAACAGCCCCATCTAGCGCAACCAGTACTTTGGGTTTTGGAGAGAGTTCCTTAGTTACTGGAGAGAATTTTGAGCGGGTTGTAAAAGAACTAATGTCCATGGGTTTTGAGAGATCATTG GTAATCCAAGCAATGCGAGCAGGCTTCAACAACCCCGATAGAGCATTTGAATACCTTTCATCAGGAAACATTCCGAATGTTGACATTGTTGACCAGTCACGGGAAAGGGAAGAGAGCGAAAGTGTATCTCCAGAAGGACCTGGGGATACTGACACCCCAGGCTCTGAGTCCCTTGGCTCAGAAGATCCGATCGCTGCACTCGCAAGTTTACCCCAGTTTCAACAAATGAGAGCGCTAGTACAAGCAAATCCAGAGCTACTGCCTCAGCTCATCCAGCAAATAGGGAATGATAATGCAGATTTATTTAGG CTCATTCAAGAAAATGAACAAGCCTTTCTGGAATTTATTAATACCCCAGTCACTGGTACTACTCGACCCGGTAGTCAGCGTCAAACTGTTCTGACCATGACTGCTGAGGAACGCGCTGCTGTGGATCGTCTAAAGGCATTAGGGTTTCCGGAGGAGTTGGTTATCCAA GCATATTACGCGTGCGAGAAAAATGAGGATGCAGCTGCGAATTTCCTGCTTAGTGAAAGTTTAGACGATGAGATGGTGTGA
- a CDS encoding putative adenylate kinase 1 yields the protein MLYDFASWYRRWRFGEGKRIDLVLIGPPGSGKGTQAVKIAERYNICHLSTGDILRAIIASGSELGQKVQKITESGGLVSDDIVCDLIAQKINSPECKNGLLFDGFPRTIEQAKKLDNLLRDRQIHLLTALEFKLDPSILEKRICGRLFHLASGRSYHELFNPPKVPMVDDLLSG from the exons ATGTTGTATGATTTCGCTAGTTGGTATAGAAGGTGGCGGTTTGGTGAAGGGAAACGTATTGATTTAGTTCTAATTGGCCCACCAGGTAGTGGAAAAGGGACTCAG GCGGTCAAAATAGCTGAACGTTATAACATCTGCCATTTATCTACTG GAGACATTCTTAGAGCCATCATAGCATCAGGATCAGAACTTGGTCAAAAAGTACAGAAAATTACGGAATCAGGAGGACTTGTTTCAGACGACATAGTTTGTGACCTAATCGCACAAAAAATCAATTCTCCTGAATGTAAAAATGGACTTCTATTCGACGGGTTTCCACGCACAATAGAGCAAGCTAAGAAA CTTGATAACCTTCTTAGAGATCGTCAGATTCATCTGTTGACTGCTTTGGAATTCAAGCTTGATCCTTCCATCTTAGAAAAAAGGATTTGTGGCAGATTATTCCACTTAGCTAGTGGTAGGTCATATCATGAGTTGTTCAATCCCCCGAAAGTCCCCATGGTAGATGAC CTTTTATCAGGTTGA